CTGCTCGCCTCGGTGGCGGCGGCGGTTGTGACCTACAGCATCAAATTCAGCCTCAAACGCCCGCGGCCGGCCGAGGTGAAAGGTTTCTATAGCCGCAGCTACGACCGGCATGCCTTTCCCAGCGGTCACGCCACACGCATGGGCACGTTGCCGATCTTGGGAGCCTGGATCTTCCCGGAACTGGCGCCGCTGTTCTGGCTGATCTCGTTGGCCTGCATCTGGGCGCGGGCGGCGTTGGGCATCCACTTCCTGGGTGATGTGGTGGTGGGGTGGCTGATCGGGGCCGGGGTGAGTATCGTGGCCCTGTGGGCGGCGATGCGCTGGCTGTAGTCGCCAACCGTAGGCAAAGCGTCTCCATGTCGTCGGTTGACGGCAACTCCATTTGTCCTTACGATGGGCAGGTGAACATTTCGCCGCGCTAACCAACGGCCCCGAATGCGTTCGGGAGACCGGCGTTCTCGTCTTCCCCCAGGAGTTGCAGATGAAATCCCGACTGATCCTCCTTTGCCTGTGTGTTGGCGCGCTGATTTCAGCGGCGCTGGCTGCGTCTGTGGCCGCGGCCGACCCGGATGTGACGCCCGGCGCCGGGCCGACCCTGCCCAACCCCATCCTCTTCGTCACCCAGCCGCCCATCCGCCAGGACTTCACCACCATCGGCTCCACCTTCGGCAACCATCTGGCCGGCATCCAGGAGGTGGGGCGGGGCGGCGACCTCTGGATCCGCTACCCCGATGGCTCGTTGAAGAACCTGACCGCCGCCGCCGGCTATGGCAGCACCGCCGCCGATGGCTTCCAGGGCGCCAATGCCATTGCCGTGCGCGACCCGGCCGTGCATTGGGATGGAACCAAAGCCGTGTTCAGCATGGTCATCGGCGCCCCCACCCGCCAGTATGAGCTGGGGACCTACTTCTGGCAGTTGTACGAGATCAGCGGTCTGGGGCCGAGCGATACGCCGGTGATCAGCAAGGTGCCGAACCAGCCGGCCAACTTCAACAATGTCCAGCCGATTTACGGCTCGGACGACCGCATCATCTTCGTCAGTGACCGGCCCCGCAACGGCGCCGCCCACCTCTATCCGCAGCGGGATGAATACGAACTGGCGCCGACCAACACCGGCCTGTGGAGCCTGGACCCGGCCAGCGGCGATCCTTCGCCTGGCTCAGGACAAGTTCTCAGCTTGCTCAACCATGCCCCCTCCGGCGACTTCACCCCCCTGCTCGACAGCTTCGGCCGCATCGTCTTCACGCAATGGGATCATCTGCAGCGCGACCAGGAAGCCGACGCCGACGCCAACTACGGCACGGGCCAGAACTGCGACGGCGGCAACCGCTACGGCACCTTCAACTATGCCAGCGAGGCCGCCAATGCCGCCTACAACCTCAACGACCGGGCCGAGATCTTCCCCGAACCGCGGCCCTGCCGCGGCGACCTGTTGGCCGGTACCAACCTGGTCGGGCACACCTTCAACCATTTCTTCCCCTGGACGCTCCTGGAGGACGGGAGCAATAGCGAGGTCGTGGCCCATCTGGGCCGCCATGAGCTGCACGGCTACATCCCGGCCAGCATCACCGGCGACCCGAACATCATCGATTTCTACGGCCAACTGTCCCGCTTCAACCCCAACTCGATCCAGAACTTCTTCCACATCGCCGAGGACCCCACCACACCCGGCCGCTACTACGGCATCGATGCGCCCGAATTCGGCACGCACGCCTCCGGGCAGGTGGTGCGGCTGGATGCGCCGCCCTCGGCCGATGCCGACCACATCGCCGTGACCTATGTCACCCATCGCGACACCTTCGGCACGGCCGCAACGCCCAACCACTCCGGCCGCTATCGCGACCCGCTTGTGCTGGCCGACGGCCGCCTCATCGCCAGCCACACGACCACGACCGGCGAAGAAAACGGGTCGGGGTCGCCGCTCAATTCGAGCTACAGCTTCCGCCTGAAAACGCTCAGCCAGGGCGGCAACGGCTACTGGGCCGCCGACCAGGCCCTGACCCCCGGCATCGTCAAAACCCTGCGCTATTGGAGCCCCGATGCCGAGATCACCTACACCGGCCCGCTGTGGGAACTGAACGCGGTCGAGGTGCGCGCCCGCGCCCGCCCGGCCCGGCTGGATGAGGCCCTGCCCGCGCCCGAACAGCAGATCTTCGCCCAGGCCGGCGTGGCTGTGGCCGACCTGCAGGCCTATCTGCGGGCCAACGACCTGGCCCTGCTCGTCACCCGCGATGTCACCACCCGCGACGATTTCGACCGCCAGCAGCCGTTCAACCTGCGCGTGGCCGCCAGCGGCCATCAGAGCACCGGCGCGGCGGGGATGATCTACGACATCGCCTTCCTGCAACTTTTCCAGGGCGACCAATTGCGCGGTTGGACGGGATGCTGCGGCAGCCAACCCCTGCCCGGTCGCCGCGTCCTGGCCCAATTCCTGCACGACCCGGCCGCCATCGCCGCCAACCCCGCCCCGGCCGGCGCCCCACCGGGCGGCGTCGCCATCGCCGCCGATGGCTCCGCCGCCGCCTTCATCCCCGCCCGCCGCGCCCTCACCTGGCAACTGACCGATGCCCAGGGCGCCGGCCTGGTGCGCGAACGCTATTGGATCACCTTCCAGCCGGGCGAGATCCGCGTCTGCAGCTCGTGTCATGGCCTTAGCCAGTTCGACCAGGCCGGCCGCACCGCCCCCACCAACCCGCCCCAGGCCCTGCTCCAACTCCTGACTTACTGGCAGGAACAGAACTCCGGTCAGCCGACCTCGACCCCCACCCCGGCCGCCACCAGCACCCCGACGCGCACCCCCACCCTGGCCGCCAGCACCACCCCCACGCGCACCCCCACCCCAGCCGCCAGCACCACCCCCACGCGCACCCCCACCCCAGCCGCCAGCAGCACTCCCACCCGGCCGCCTGCCACCGGCGCACCGCAGATCGCTGGCTGCAACGTCTTCCCCGCCGACAATATCTGGAACACCGCCGTCGATGCCCTCCCGCTCGACCCCAACTCGGCCGCCTACATCAACACCATCGGCGCCACCCGCACCCTCAAGGCCGATTTCGGCTCCGGCTTGTGGGAGGGCGGGCCGATCGGCATCCCCTTTACCACCGTGCCCGGCAACCAGCCGCGGGTCAACGTCAGTTTCGACTACGCCGACGAGAGCGACCCTGGCCCCTATCCCATCCCACCCAACCCGCCGATCGAAGGCGGCCCCAACAGCACCGGCGACCGCCATGTGCTGGTGCTCGACCGCGACAACTGTGTGCTCTATGAATTGTACGACGCCCATCCCCAGGCCGATGGCAGCTGGCAGGCCGGGTCCGGGGCCATCTTCGACCTGAAATCACATGCCCTCCGCCCCGAAGGCTGGACCTCGGCCGACGCCGCCGGGCTGCCCGTCGTCCCCGGTCTGGTGCGCTACGAAGAAGTGCTGAGCGGCGAGATCAACCACGCCATCCGCTTCACGGTCCCGCAGACGCGGCGCGCCTATGTCTGGCCGGGCCGTCACTTCGCCTCCAGCCTGACCGGGACACAGTACCCGCCCATGGGCCAGCGCTTCCGCCTGAAGGCCAACTACGACATCTCCGCTTTTGCGCCAGAGGTGCAGGTCATCCTGCGGGCGCTGAAGAAGTACGGCCTCATCCTGGCCGACAACGGCTCGGCCTGGTATGTTTCGGGTGCGCCGGACGAAGGCTGGGACAACGACCTGCTGCGACAGTTGCAGCAGGTGCCCGGCTCGGCGATCGAGGCCGTCGATAGCAGTTCGCTGATGATCGATCAGGACAGCGGCCAGGCCCGCAGCGGCCCCGGTCCGACCTCGACCCCTACGGCGACGCCCCGGCCAGCCACCACGACCCCCACCCGCACCCCCACCCGCACACCAACTCGCACGCCCACACCCGGCGCCACCGGGATCAGCGGCATCGTCCGGGCCGAGGGCAGCGGCCTGCCGCTGACGGGCATCCGGGTGACGGTCTATCAACGCAGCGGCAGCGGCTGGGCGCAACTCGCCACCACCACGACCAAGAGCACGGGCGCCTATCTGCTGACCAACCTGGCGCCGGGGACCTACCGGCTGCGCTTCCGCGACAAGAACGGCGTCTACAAGACCGAGTTCTACAACAACGTCGCCACGCTGGGCCGGGGGACGGACATCGTGGTGAACGCCGGCCGGGTGACGGGCGGGATCGACGCGGCGCTGGCGTTGGCGCCATGAGCGCGGACAAGGTGCGACGCACTTTGGAAGTGCGTCGCACCTGTATAATCCCGCCATGAACATCTCGGCCTACCAATCCTGGCTCGAAGCCTATGACCGCGAGCGCGGCTTCGAGCGCGTTCAGCCCAGCCAGACGCTCGTCCATGCGCTGGAAGAAATGGGCGAGATCGCCCGCGAGGTGCTCTATCTGGAAGGCTACCGCGAGCCGGACGACCTGGAGGGACGGCGGGCGCTGCTGGCGGCAGAGCTGGCCGACTGCCTGACCTTCCTGTTCAAGCTGGCCTACCAATTCGATATCGACATGGAAGCGGCGCTGATCGCCAACCAGGACAAGGCCAACGCCCGCTTCCCGGTGGAGGTGGGGCGCGAGTTGGCGGCGCGCTATCGGGCGCGGCAGCAGGGGCGGTTGGGATAAGCCAGCGGTCGGAGCGCTGCGAGCGCTCCGACCGCTTGGATCGCTCGAATAGCAGTGTTAGGGCAATTGCGTTATAATGCAATTGCCCTAAACGCTTTTCAGGAGCAACATCGATGACCTTGGCCTTCTATAAGCGGTGCGAGATGGGCGGTCGAACTCAAATGGCAGAACAAGGCCGTGGGCGAGAAAGAACTGAAGCTGCTGGTCGTCAAAGCCCGGCTCCTGAACGCTCTTCCCTGGTGTATCAGCCGCAACGGCTTTACGCCCACCGCGCGAGCCTACGCCGAAGCGAACAACATTCTCATCTCTGCTCGGAGTGATCTTGAGAAGATAGAAAGGGCAGTCAGGTCGGATCTCCAGCGGTCGGAGCGCTCGCAGCGCTCCGACCGCTAGGATCGCCCAAAACCCGATCCATCGGGTAGAATATCCCGCCAAAGGCAAGCACTTATCCCAGCGCATTCGCCTCCTTCGCGTCCTTCGCGCCCTTCGCGGATCACCACCCACCATGACCCTCAACTTTCAAGACATGATCTCCGGCCTGGAGCGCTTCTGGGCCGGCCACGGCTGCCTGATCTGGCAGCCTTATAGCGAAAAAGTGGGCGCCGGCACCGCCAACCCCGGCACCACCCTGCGCGTCCTCGGCCCCGAACCCTGGAACGTGGGCTATGTCGAGCCTTCGTATCGGCCCGACGACGGCCGCTTTGCCGAGAACCCCAACCGCATGCAGATGCACACCCAGTACCAGGTCATCCTCAAGCCCGACCCCGGCAACCCGCAGGAACTCTATCTCGACAGCCTGCGCGCCATCGGCATCGACCTGGACGCCCACGACATCCGCTTCGTGGAAGACAACTGGGAAAGCCCGGCCCTGGGGGCCTGGGGCCTGGGCTGGGAAGTGTGGCTGGACGGGCTGGAGATCACCCAGTTCACCTATTTCCAGCAGGCGGGCGGCCTCGACCTCGACCCGGTGGCCGTGGAACTGACCTACGGCCTGGAGCGCATCGCCATGTTCCTCCAGGGCGTGAGGGAAGTGTGGGATCTGGCCTGGGACGCGGGCCACAGCTACGGCGACATCCTCAAGATGCCGGAGATCGAGCACTGCGAATACGATTTCAACGTCGCCGATGTCGAACGACTGCGCCTTTTCTATGACCTCTACGAGGCCGAATCGAAGGCCGCCATCGCCCGCGGCCTGGTCATCCCCGCCTATGATTACGTGCTCAAGTGCTCGCACACCTTCAACCTGCTGGATACACGCGGGGCCGTGGGCGTGACCGAGCGCGCCAACTACTTCCGCCGCATGCGCGATATGTCGCGCACGGTGGCCGAGGCCTATGTCGAGCAGCGCCGCCGGCTCGAATTCCCCTTCCTCAAGGAGGGCGCCGCTGCCCCGGCCCTCGCCATCCCCGCGCCCACGCCGCTCCCGGCCGGCCAGCCGGCTGCCGACCTCCTGCTGGAGATCGGCGTCGAAGAACTGCCGCCCCATGACGTGCGCGACGCCATCGAACAGCTCCAGGCCATGGTCGCCGCCTCGCTGACCGCGGCGCGCCTGGCCCACGAAGGCGTGTCTGTGACCGGGACGCCGCGCCGCCTGGCCGTGCAGGTGCGCAGCCTGTCGGCGCAGCAGGCGCCCGAAACCCTGGAATTTCGCGGCCCGCCCGCCGACCGCGGCTTCGACAGCCTGGGCCAGCTCACCCCCGCCGCCATCGGCTTCGCCCGCAGCCGCGGCCTGGCCGTCGAGCAGTTGCAGACGCGCGAGGAGGGAGGCAAACGCTATCTCTACGCCGTGCAACACGTCGAGGGCAAACCGGCCTCTCTGCTGTTGCCCGACCTGCTGCGCAACTGGGTGGCGGGGCTGCGGTTCGGCAAATCGATGCGCTGGAACCGCAGCAATGCCAACTTCAGCCGGCCCCTGCGCTGGCTGGTCGCGCTCTACGGCGACCAGATCGTGCCCTTCAGCCATGCCGATGTGCTCAGCGGCCGCACCAGCCGGGGTCTGCGCCCGCAAGCCTCGCCCGCCTTCGCCGTCCCCTCGGCCGGCGGCTACTTCGAGGCCGTGGCCGCGGCCGGGATTGTCCTCGACCGCAGCGCACGCCGGGCGCAGATCGTCGCCGGGCTGCAAGAGACTGCGGCCCAGGTGGATGGCCGGGTTCTCGCTGACGACGTCCTGCTGGACGAAGTCACCGACCTGGTCGAGCAGCCCCTGCCCCTGTTGGGCCGCTTCGACCCGGACTTCCTGAGCCTGCCGGCCCCGGTGCTGGTCACGGTGATGAAGAAACACCAGCGTTACTTCCCGGTGGTGGATGCCGAGGGCAAGCTGCTGCCCTGCTTCATCACCGTCGCCAACGGCGCCGACCGCGACCGCGATCTGGTGACGCGCGGCAACGAGGCCGTGATCCGCGCCCGCTATGCCGACGCCGCCTATTTCGTCCGCCGCGACCACAAGCGCCCGCTGGAGGATTTCAACCGCGACCTGGCCAAACTCACTTTTCAGGAGCAGCTTGGCTCGATGCTGGCCAAGGTCTACCGGCTGGAGAAGCTGGTGGGGCCGGTGGCCGCCCGGCTTGGGCTGGACGAGGCCGGGCAGTCGGCCGCCGCCCGCGCCGCCCTGCTCAGCAAAGCCGATCTGGCGACATCGATGGTGGTGGAGATGACTTCGTTGCAGGGTGTGATGGGCGAGATCTACGCCCTGGATAGCGGCGAAAGCCCGGAGGTGGCGCGAGCCATCCGCGAGGCCTACATCGTGCGCCCCGAGGCCCCCCTCAGTCCGGCCGGCCTGGCCCTGAACCTGGCCACCCGCCTGGATAGCCTGGTGGGGCTGTTCGCGGTCGGCCTGGCCCCCAAAGGCGCCAACGACCCCTTCGGCCTCCGCCGCGACGCCCTGGGCATCGTCCAGAACCTGATTGCCGCCGGCAAAGCCTTCGACATCAGGGCGGGGCTGGCGGCCGCTGCGGCTCTGCAGCCGGTGAATGTGAGCGAGGCGACCCTGGACGAGGTCGCCGAGTTTATCACCCGGCGGCTGTACGGCGTTCTGCGCGACGAAGGTTTCGGCCACGAAGCGACGGAGGCGGTGCTGGCCGGCCAGGGCAACGACCCGGCGCGGGCGCGGCAGGCGGCGGCCGACCTGACGGCGGCGCTCGCCCAGCCCGGCTGGATCGAGACGCTCACGGCCTTTGCCCGCTGCAAGCGCATCGTCCGTAGCCTGGATACGACCTTTCCCCTGGCCCCCGATGCTGACCCAGAACCGGCCACCCGCGCTCTCTATGCCGCCCTTGCCCAGGCCCAGGCTGCGCTGCAAGCCCAGCGCGATGTGCCCGCCCTGGTGCGCGTCCTGGCCGATCTGCGCGGCCCCATCGATGCTTTCTTCGCCGCCGTGCTGGTGATGGCCGAAGACCCGGGCTTGCGAGCGGCGCGGCTGGCGGTGGTGCAGGCCATTGCCGCTCTGCCAGTGGGCATCATCGAGCTATCGGTGCTGCCCGGGTTCTGAACCGATCCTGGATCAGCTTTGGATCACGAATGACAGGAATGAACGAAATGGCGCGCATGAATGTTTTGGATACGGCATGGATGGCAACATCTGATGGGCGGATTTTCTGGGATGAGCGGATGTCGGCGCGCATGAGAGGTTTGGAGGCTGTATGGATAGCAACAGCACGTTAGCCACCCTGCTCGACCAGTTCGCCGCCGCCGAGTGCAGCTGGTTCACCAGCGTGCGCGCGGATGGGCGACCGCACAGCGCCCCGGTCTGGCATGTCTGGCATAGGGGCCGGGCCTATGTGGTCACGACCGCGCCGGCGGTGAAGGCTGCCAACATCCTGGTGCACCCCGCCGTGGTGCTGGCTCTGCCCGACCCCATGAACCCCATCATCCTCGAAGGCCGGGCAGCAGGGGCCAACTCCGCCCGGCCTGAACTCCGGCCTTTGTTCCTGGCCAAGTACAACTGGGATCTCGATAGCGACCCCGCCTATGATACGGTCATCGCCGTCACGCCCACCAAACTGATGGCCTGGGGCAAACACGGCGAGGGCCGCTGGTCGGGGCAGCAGGTGGCGGCGGTCGCCTGACGGGAGGGAGACGCCTGCAACCACACCCTCACCCCCTCCGGCTGCAACGTTTCCTGGATCGTCCGCTCCAACTCGACGATGACATCTCGGTCTCGTCGCGAGCCGTGCGGGCGAACTGCGCCAGCACCTGTTGGGCATCGTACTTCTTGCGGAAGAAGCGTCGGTCGATGCCGTTTTGGATGCGGCGGCGCAAGGGGGCGAAGAGAGCGCAGGTCTTCTTCGGGAGGCCCCACTTCCGTTTTCACGAAAAGGGTCGCGTCGAAGGGCAAGACATGTATACAGCATTAGGACAGACCGATACCGGCCGTTTCCTGATCGTCTTTTTCATCTTCAAGCCGCATCGTCGGGCGCTTATCATCAGCGCCAGAGATATGGATGCGAGCGAGCGCAGGCGCTATGAACGAAAGTAACTACAAGATGGAGCCAATTCCAACGGACTTCAGCGACTTGAAAGAGGCAGCCAGTTTCTGGGACAGGCATAGCCTCGCCGATTATTGGGAAGAAACCCAAGAAGTCGAAATCGAGGTGCGCGCTGCCAGACGGCAGTGGGTTCCATTGGCCTTGCATGTGGCCAGCAAAGCATCCGAGCGTGCACGACGAGAGGGTGTTTCGGTCGAGACGCTGGTCAATCTTTGGGTGGCCGAACGTCTTGAAATAGTCGCTTAATGAGGAGAGATGCCAACTTTTAGAAAAGTTGGCATCTCTGGATCACTCCTTCCGCAACCACACCCTCACCCCCTCCGGCTGCAAGGTCTCCTGGATCGTCCGCTCCAACTCGGCCAGCAGCGCATTCATGTCGGTCTCGTCGCGGGCCGTGCGGGCGAACTGCGCCACCACCTGCCGGGCGTCGTACTTCTGGCGGTAGAAGCGGCGGTCGATGCCGTCCTGGATGCGGCGGCGCAAGGGGGCAAAGAGGGCGGCGATGAGCAGGGTGGAGACGACGAGGATGAGCGGCGATTGCTGGCCGGTGAGGGAAGAGAACAGCCGCTGGAGGAGGAAGACGCTGCTAAAATAGATGATGGTGAGCAGGGCGGTGACGGCGGTGTATTGCAGCGTCTTGCGGATGAGGATGTCGATGTCGTACATGCGATACCTGAGCACGGATACGCCAACGGCGAGTGGGTAGCCGGCCCACAACAGCACCAGCAGCGCCATGTACAGCCCGCCGTCCCACAACAGGGCGATGCCGGGGCCCAAAAACTGGATGCTCAGCTCGAACAGCATGTAAACCGTGCCGATGGTGACGATATAGAAAGCGAAGACCTTGGTCTGCTGTCGCATCTGGCCGTGCGAGCGTCGCCAACGGTCGAACAGGGAGAACTGAGCAATGAGGACGCCCACCAGCACCGGAATCGAGATGAGCCTTTGCACCAGGATCGTCAGCCCGGGGGAGGGCTGAAAGGGCAGGCCGAAGGGATTGTCCACAGCCTTATCGATCTGCATCGCCTGATAAAAGTAGAGCTGTCCCGGCCAGAAGGCGATCAGCAGGACGCCGACGGTCGTCAGGCTATAGACTACCAGGGCGAAGCGGCGCCATCCGGCCGAGAGAAAGCGCCCGTTGGGAAACCACAGCGGCAGCAGCATAAATTCAAGCGTGACGGTCAACAAGCCAAAGCCACTGAGCCAGCCCAGATAGGGCGCGACAGGCAGCGTGATCAGCCCCCTCGCCTCGCATTGCAGAAGCTCAGTCCAACCGATCGCGGTCGCCATCGGCGCCACGGCAATGGCGCCGCACAACCAGCCGATGCGATTATGCGGCTGGCGGGGGACGATCAGCCCGCACAGCACCCCAAAGGCAAGGGAGGAAAAGGCGGCCGGCAACCAGCCCAAGTTGCCGGGGACGCTCAGGATGGCCGGCGCGCAGACGGTAGCCTGAGCCAGCAACTGCGGCAGCATCAGGGCAAAGGCGATGACCAGCGGCAGCCAGGCCAGCCAACGCAGCCAACGAGGAGCAGGGTGAGTGTCATTAGTCATGGTCTGAGTCTACGCGGTAATCGTCCCGAGATCGTTACGAAAAGCGTTACGAAGGCAGCAACGCACGATCATGGTTTGATTTGTTGCGCCAGTAGGCTATCGGATATATCATTCTGTGCGCTATCCGATACCGATAGGAGGCTGATCATGATCGAACGACGTCTGTTAGCCCGCCTGGATCAGAAAAGGGCGCAACTCGATGCCCTGCGGCCCTTGCCTGCCGCTGCTGTTGGCCGCCTGCAAGAGCAACTGATGGTGGCGTGGATCTATCACTCCAACGCCATCGAAGGCAGCACGCTGACCCTGCGCGAGACACAGTTGATCCTGGAAACGGGTCTGACCATCGGCGGCAAGACCTTGCGTGAGCATTTCGAGGTGATCAACCACCGAGAAGCAATCGGCTATGTGGAGACACTGGCGATGGGGGATGAGCCGATCACGGCCTTCCATGTCCGCCAGATTCACAGGCTGGTTCTCACTCGCATCGATGACGCCAACGCCGGCCAGTATCGCTCCTTGCCGGTGCGCATCGGTGGGGCGCGCCACCAGCCGCCTGAGGCCTGGGAACTGCCGCCTCTGATGGCCGGTTGGAGCGAGTGGTTGTACAACGAAGCGGCGGCTTTGCATCCCGTCGAACGGGCGGCGCTGGCGCACCATCGTCTGGCCGCCATCCATCCGTTCATCGATGGCAACGGCCGCACCGCCC
The sequence above is drawn from the Caldilineales bacterium genome and encodes:
- a CDS encoding phosphatase PAP2 family protein, with amino-acid sequence MSQGEGWVSRLATWDAAASARLRVDQHPLLKRVAAVAAHLGDGPIWLLLWAAGIVFLPAPRRWQVLVWLLASVAAAVVTYSIKFSLKRPRPAEVKGFYSRSYDRHAFPSGHATRMGTLPILGAWIFPELAPLFWLISLACIWARAALGIHFLGDVVVGWLIGAGVSIVALWAAMRWL
- a CDS encoding carboxypeptidase regulatory-like domain-containing protein, whose product is MKSRLILLCLCVGALISAALAASVAAADPDVTPGAGPTLPNPILFVTQPPIRQDFTTIGSTFGNHLAGIQEVGRGGDLWIRYPDGSLKNLTAAAGYGSTAADGFQGANAIAVRDPAVHWDGTKAVFSMVIGAPTRQYELGTYFWQLYEISGLGPSDTPVISKVPNQPANFNNVQPIYGSDDRIIFVSDRPRNGAAHLYPQRDEYELAPTNTGLWSLDPASGDPSPGSGQVLSLLNHAPSGDFTPLLDSFGRIVFTQWDHLQRDQEADADANYGTGQNCDGGNRYGTFNYASEAANAAYNLNDRAEIFPEPRPCRGDLLAGTNLVGHTFNHFFPWTLLEDGSNSEVVAHLGRHELHGYIPASITGDPNIIDFYGQLSRFNPNSIQNFFHIAEDPTTPGRYYGIDAPEFGTHASGQVVRLDAPPSADADHIAVTYVTHRDTFGTAATPNHSGRYRDPLVLADGRLIASHTTTTGEENGSGSPLNSSYSFRLKTLSQGGNGYWAADQALTPGIVKTLRYWSPDAEITYTGPLWELNAVEVRARARPARLDEALPAPEQQIFAQAGVAVADLQAYLRANDLALLVTRDVTTRDDFDRQQPFNLRVAASGHQSTGAAGMIYDIAFLQLFQGDQLRGWTGCCGSQPLPGRRVLAQFLHDPAAIAANPAPAGAPPGGVAIAADGSAAAFIPARRALTWQLTDAQGAGLVRERYWITFQPGEIRVCSSCHGLSQFDQAGRTAPTNPPQALLQLLTYWQEQNSGQPTSTPTPAATSTPTRTPTLAASTTPTRTPTPAASTTPTRTPTPAASSTPTRPPATGAPQIAGCNVFPADNIWNTAVDALPLDPNSAAYINTIGATRTLKADFGSGLWEGGPIGIPFTTVPGNQPRVNVSFDYADESDPGPYPIPPNPPIEGGPNSTGDRHVLVLDRDNCVLYELYDAHPQADGSWQAGSGAIFDLKSHALRPEGWTSADAAGLPVVPGLVRYEEVLSGEINHAIRFTVPQTRRAYVWPGRHFASSLTGTQYPPMGQRFRLKANYDISAFAPEVQVILRALKKYGLILADNGSAWYVSGAPDEGWDNDLLRQLQQVPGSAIEAVDSSSLMIDQDSGQARSGPGPTSTPTATPRPATTTPTRTPTRTPTRTPTPGATGISGIVRAEGSGLPLTGIRVTVYQRSGSGWAQLATTTTKSTGAYLLTNLAPGTYRLRFRDKNGVYKTEFYNNVATLGRGTDIVVNAGRVTGGIDAALALAP
- a CDS encoding restriction endonuclease, which encodes MSGARWAVELKWQNKAVGEKELKLLVVKARLLNALPWCISRNGFTPTARAYAEANNILISARSDLEKIERAVRSDLQRSERSQRSDR
- the glyS gene encoding glycine--tRNA ligase subunit beta, which translates into the protein MTLNFQDMISGLERFWAGHGCLIWQPYSEKVGAGTANPGTTLRVLGPEPWNVGYVEPSYRPDDGRFAENPNRMQMHTQYQVILKPDPGNPQELYLDSLRAIGIDLDAHDIRFVEDNWESPALGAWGLGWEVWLDGLEITQFTYFQQAGGLDLDPVAVELTYGLERIAMFLQGVREVWDLAWDAGHSYGDILKMPEIEHCEYDFNVADVERLRLFYDLYEAESKAAIARGLVIPAYDYVLKCSHTFNLLDTRGAVGVTERANYFRRMRDMSRTVAEAYVEQRRRLEFPFLKEGAAAPALAIPAPTPLPAGQPAADLLLEIGVEELPPHDVRDAIEQLQAMVAASLTAARLAHEGVSVTGTPRRLAVQVRSLSAQQAPETLEFRGPPADRGFDSLGQLTPAAIGFARSRGLAVEQLQTREEGGKRYLYAVQHVEGKPASLLLPDLLRNWVAGLRFGKSMRWNRSNANFSRPLRWLVALYGDQIVPFSHADVLSGRTSRGLRPQASPAFAVPSAGGYFEAVAAAGIVLDRSARRAQIVAGLQETAAQVDGRVLADDVLLDEVTDLVEQPLPLLGRFDPDFLSLPAPVLVTVMKKHQRYFPVVDAEGKLLPCFITVANGADRDRDLVTRGNEAVIRARYADAAYFVRRDHKRPLEDFNRDLAKLTFQEQLGSMLAKVYRLEKLVGPVAARLGLDEAGQSAAARAALLSKADLATSMVVEMTSLQGVMGEIYALDSGESPEVARAIREAYIVRPEAPLSPAGLALNLATRLDSLVGLFAVGLAPKGANDPFGLRRDALGIVQNLIAAGKAFDIRAGLAAAAALQPVNVSEATLDEVAEFITRRLYGVLRDEGFGHEATEAVLAGQGNDPARARQAAADLTAALAQPGWIETLTAFARCKRIVRSLDTTFPLAPDADPEPATRALYAALAQAQAALQAQRDVPALVRVLADLRGPIDAFFAAVLVMAEDPGLRAARLAVVQAIAALPVGIIELSVLPGF
- a CDS encoding pyridoxamine 5'-phosphate oxidase family protein, which produces MDSNSTLATLLDQFAAAECSWFTSVRADGRPHSAPVWHVWHRGRAYVVTTAPAVKAANILVHPAVVLALPDPMNPIILEGRAAGANSARPELRPLFLAKYNWDLDSDPAYDTVIAVTPTKLMAWGKHGEGRWSGQQVAAVA
- a CDS encoding BrnA antitoxin family protein, translating into MNESNYKMEPIPTDFSDLKEAASFWDRHSLADYWEETQEVEIEVRAARRQWVPLALHVASKASERARREGVSVETLVNLWVAERLEIVA
- a CDS encoding Fic family protein → MIERRLLARLDQKRAQLDALRPLPAAAVGRLQEQLMVAWIYHSNAIEGSTLTLRETQLILETGLTIGGKTLREHFEVINHREAIGYVETLAMGDEPITAFHVRQIHRLVLTRIDDANAGQYRSLPVRIGGARHQPPEAWELPPLMAGWSEWLYNEAAALHPVERAALAHHRLAAIHPFIDGNGRTARLVMNLLLVRDGFPPTIILRENRAQYYRVLAEADRGREAPVVDFVGRAVERGLSSYLEACTPRRAPLEPSEQWLPLRQAAEGTPYSQEYLSLLARTGRLEAVKRGKVWFTTPAAVEVYRRSVAA